One window of the Nicotiana tabacum cultivar K326 chromosome 4, ASM71507v2, whole genome shotgun sequence genome contains the following:
- the LOC107819941 gene encoding uncharacterized protein LOC107819941 isoform X2, protein MEHRYTIHEITPFTRDWTCKIQVVDKIRPKISRDHRVNFQTTIVQDENEDQICIITYGPEVAHYDNLVKHFHTYLISAAKVREPSRFAIPMHNFEWVLDTFSIVEEVIDNNEEESMLPLPSRLNMVSFADIEKQIPGDEFDLVAVVANCGTMKYQGSENRRFQEAILIDDKAKDNNQMLIEYTLKSTSASPSTLNVAPFEDQILSISSIPSQSTEKYHYQVNSSFSSYFYALNANI, encoded by the exons ATGGAGCATCGATATACCATCCATGAAATCACGCCATTTACTAGAGATTGGACTTGTAAAATACAAGTTGTTGACAAAATCCGTCCAAAAATTAGCAGAGATCACCGGGTGAACTTTCAAACAACTATCGTCCAGGACGAAAAC GAAGACCAAATCTGCATCATAACATATGGTCCTGAAGTCGCACATTATGACAACCTTGTCAAACATTTCCACACATACCTTATCTCGGCAGCTAAAGTTAGGGAACCGTCACGTTTTGCAATACCCATGCACAACTTCGAATGGGTCCTCGATACCTTCAGTATTGTCGAAGAAGTTATAGATAACAATGAAGAAGAATCAATGTTACCGTTGCCTTCAAGATTAAACATGGTGTCCTTTGCCGATATCGAGAAACAGATTCCAGGAGATGAATTCG ACCTAGTGGCAGTTGTGGCAAATTGCGGTACCATGAAATATCAAGGCAGCGAAAACAGAAGATTTCAAGAAGCTATTCTTATAGACGACAA GGCAAAGGACAACAATCAGATGCTAATTGAATACACTCTCAAAAGTACATCAGCATCGCCTTCGACACTAAATGTTGCACCTTTTGAAGATCAAATACTTTCTATTTCAAGCATTCCTTCACAGTCTACC GAGAAATATCATTACCAAGTGAATTCCAGTTTTTCTTCGTACTTCTATGCTTTGAATGCCAACATCTAA
- the LOC107819941 gene encoding replication protein A 70 kDa DNA-binding subunit B isoform X1 translates to MEHRYTIHEITPFTRDWTCKIQVVDKIRPKISRDHRVNFQTTIVQDENEDQICIITYGPEVAHYDNLVKHFHTYLISAAKVREPSRFAIPMHNFEWVLDTFSIVEEVIDNNEEESMLPLPSRLNMVSFADIEKQIPGDEFDLVAVVANCGTMKYQGSENRRFQEAILIDDKKKPFLFTIWGELADKDGTELVQQLHRYPVIVAKRIAVSNFKQDVRLTTRFNSSILIDPLYPQQQS, encoded by the exons ATGGAGCATCGATATACCATCCATGAAATCACGCCATTTACTAGAGATTGGACTTGTAAAATACAAGTTGTTGACAAAATCCGTCCAAAAATTAGCAGAGATCACCGGGTGAACTTTCAAACAACTATCGTCCAGGACGAAAAC GAAGACCAAATCTGCATCATAACATATGGTCCTGAAGTCGCACATTATGACAACCTTGTCAAACATTTCCACACATACCTTATCTCGGCAGCTAAAGTTAGGGAACCGTCACGTTTTGCAATACCCATGCACAACTTCGAATGGGTCCTCGATACCTTCAGTATTGTCGAAGAAGTTATAGATAACAATGAAGAAGAATCAATGTTACCGTTGCCTTCAAGATTAAACATGGTGTCCTTTGCCGATATCGAGAAACAGATTCCAGGAGATGAATTCG ACCTAGTGGCAGTTGTGGCAAATTGCGGTACCATGAAATATCAAGGCAGCGAAAACAGAAGATTTCAAGAAGCTATTCTTATAGACGACAA GAAAAAGCCTTTTCTGTTTACTATATGGGGAGAATTGGCTGACAAAGATGGAACTGAACTAGTGCAGCAGTTACATAGATACCCTGTTATTGTTGCAAAACGAATAGCTGTTTCTAACTTTAAACAAG ACGTCCGACTAACAACAAGGTTCAACTCCTCAATCTTAATCGATCCTTTGTACCCGCAGCAGCAAAGTTAA